A window of Bacillus toyonensis BCT-7112 genomic DNA:
TAGGAGAATGGCTTTACATGTTGGAGAATTAGTGGAACGATATTCTCATAATAGGGATATCCTTTTTCGTATTATAGAAATAAAAGGCGAGATAGCTATATTGTTTGGGGAGGAAATTAGACTTGTGGCAGATGCGCCGCTTGAAGATTTAATTAGTATAGATCAACGAGAACATAAAAAAAGAGTGAAGCGTGAAAAAGAAACAATGGAGCGCACGTACCGTTTATTTCAACAGGATTATGTATTGATGAAACAAAGGCATGAACACACTTCAACTGGTGGATACACAAGTGAAGTGAATTACTTTCAAATGCCAGGACGCGTATTGCATATAGATGGGGACCCTTTGTATTTGCGCAAGTGTTTAGACCTATATAATAAAATTGGTGTTCCTGTACAAGGTGTTCATTGTAAGGAAACAGAGATGCACGAAAAGGTAGTAGACTTAATAGATCATTTCCGCCCAGACATTTTAGTTATTACAGGACACGATGCCTATACAAAATCCAAAGGGGTAAAGGGAGATTTAGCAGCATATAGGCATTCAAGGCATTTTGTACAGGCTGTCCGAGAAGTACGAAAAAAATATCCATCATTGGATCAACTCGTTATTTTTGCTGGGGCGTGTCAATCGCATTTCGAGGCGTTAATTCGAGCGGGTGCTAACTTTGCTAGTTCTCCGTCTAGGATTAACATTCATGCACTAGACCCTGTGTATGTGGTTGGTAAAATTAGCTTCACTTCATTTATGGAGAGAGTAAATGTATGGGATGTTGTACGTAATACGATTACTGGTGAAAAAGGACTGGGTGGAATTGAAACGAGAGGGATTTTACGAACAGGATTACCCTTCCAACATTATGAAGAATAAGCAAGGTACATACGTATCTTGCTTTTTTATGCGTAAGAGAATGAAATGAATTTGGATAAAAAGTGGTAAGAGCGTAAAGACTATACAATGATACTTTTACAATATAGTATTTCTTCTATCTATTCGAACGCATGATGCTTTTATAATGATATAGTCTGTGAATTGCGGTTAATAATTGGGATAGATATATCGTGTTTTAAGTGTTCAATCTAAATTACAGCGAGGTGTAGCAAGGTATATGTCAAAACGTTTAGATGAAATTAAAAGCGAATTAGATCACCATCTTGGACAGCGACTTATGTTAAAGGCGAATAGCGGAAGAAGAAAAACAGTGGAGCAATCAGGTGTACTTGCAGAAACTTATCGTTCTGTGTTTGTTGTACAGTTAGACCAACAAGAAGATGCATTGCAACGTGTATCTTATAGTTATGCAGATGTTTTAACAGAGACGGTAGAGTTAACATTTTATGGTGAACCCCATAATGAAATTATTTTATAACTCATGTGTCGTTACATATATTCCCACAAATGAAAAGTTATATTATTTTGCATACTAATTATACCGTAGCAAAATAAGGGGGGACTCTGCATTGAGTAGACGAAGAGGTGTCATGTCAAACCAGTTTAAAGAAGAGCTAGCAAAAGAGCTGGGCTTTTATGATGTTGTTCAGAAAGAAGGATGGGGCGGAATTCGTGCGAAAGATGCTGGTAATATGGTGAAACGCGCTATAGAAATTGCAGAACAGCAATTAATGAAACAAAACCAGTAGTTGTAAGATTACTTTCTATGCTACGGTAGCCGAGGAGAGATTCCTCGGCTTTTTGTACTCTGAAAGGTGCCATCATTTTACATAAGTAGTTTCATTCTGAATGCTTTTCGTTATAATTAGGGAAGTGTCATCGTCTTACTATAAATTTATGGTAAAATAAACGATAAAAGATTGAGTACATAGAGTGGGTGAATAGATTGAAGCTACTAGTGAAAGCACCAGC
This region includes:
- the yabG gene encoding sporulation peptidase YabG, with the translated sequence MALHVGELVERYSHNRDILFRIIEIKGEIAILFGEEIRLVADAPLEDLISIDQREHKKRVKREKETMERTYRLFQQDYVLMKQRHEHTSTGGYTSEVNYFQMPGRVLHIDGDPLYLRKCLDLYNKIGVPVQGVHCKETEMHEKVVDLIDHFRPDILVITGHDAYTKSKGVKGDLAAYRHSRHFVQAVREVRKKYPSLDQLVIFAGACQSHFEALIRAGANFASSPSRINIHALDPVYVVGKISFTSFMERVNVWDVVRNTITGEKGLGGIETRGILRTGLPFQHYEE
- the veg gene encoding biofilm formation stimulator Veg, which produces MSKRLDEIKSELDHHLGQRLMLKANSGRRKTVEQSGVLAETYRSVFVVQLDQQEDALQRVSYSYADVLTETVELTFYGEPHNEIIL
- the sspF gene encoding acid-soluble spore protein SspF codes for the protein MSRRRGVMSNQFKEELAKELGFYDVVQKEGWGGIRAKDAGNMVKRAIEIAEQQLMKQNQ